The Acidimicrobiia bacterium region CTCATCTCGGTATCTCGGTCGCAGCCGCCAAGGTGCGCCTCCACCGGGGGCGCAAGCGTCTCAGGGTGATCCTCGACTCGGAGGGTGCCGGGCCATGACGTCGTTTCGATGCGCCGCGGTGCGAATCGCCGGACCGACGGGGGTGCCGCGCCTTCTCGGACGCCATGCGGCAACCTGCCTGGCCTGCCAGGCCGAGGTCGCCCGCAACAAGCGGGTGGCACGGGAGCTCAGCGGCTTGCGGGCCCAGATCGTCGATCCGCCGTTCGATCTGGCGGCGCGGGTCGGCGAGGCCATTGGTCTCGAGCCCCTCCCCTGGGGGGCGAGGCAGCCGCGAGTCGGCACCGCGGGGCGGATCATCGCCGCCTCGGCCGTGGGGGCCACCGCAGGTGTGCTCGCGGTGGCGGCGTTGCGGCGCCGCAGCGCCGCCTGACGGAGTCCATACCCCTGTCGAGGTTTTACACTGTCAGATGCCGGCTCATATACTTGTCTGTCGGGACAGCCCTGGTTCCGGAGGGGTGTAGCTCTAATTGGTCAGAGCGCCGGTCTCCAAAACCGGAGGTTGTGGGTTCGAGTCCCGCCACCCCTGCCACGTCGGAAGGATGAGGTCGCGTGAATCGCGAGATGCGTCGTTTGGCGCAGAAGGAAGAAGAGAGGGCCCGAAAGCGGCGCCAGGAGGGCACGCGCACCAAGCGCGAGCGAACCCCCTTTCGCCAATTCGTGCGTGAGGTTCGCCAGGAGTTGAAGCGCGTCGCCTGGCCGACGAGGCAGGAGACGGTCACGTTCTCGCTCGTCGTTCTCATCGTTACCGGCTTCGTCACGGCCCT contains the following coding sequences:
- the secE gene encoding preprotein translocase subunit SecE; amino-acid sequence: MNREMRRLAQKEEERARKRRQEGTRTKRERTPFRQFVREVRQELKRVAWPTRQETVTFSLVVLIVTGFVTALTFGLDFAFKESVLRFLESV